Below is a window of Deltaproteobacteria bacterium DNA.
GCCTTTGGCTTTCCCGCAATAACTAATAATGGGGCAGTTGTAGTTCAGGAAGTCGATACCCTGTTACATAAAAGCGTGAAAGGCTTTTATGAAGAATCCGTTTTGGTTGTGAAAATATAGGAGAAACGGTCCTGTGTGTCAAGAAAAATGGTTACCTCATAGATCTTCCGGCGTCTTATCCGGTTCTTCAGGTGTCTCTCTGCATTTTCTTTTATTAAAACCTGCGGAAAATACCTTCGGAGTCCATAATAAAATATAGGTATTGAAAAGCATTGATATTTCGGTTTCAAGGCAATATAATATGCATAAGAGGCCCTATATGAAAAAAGAGCACAAAACAAAGTATCAGCTTTTGAATGAATTGTTAGAGTTAAGCCAACGGGTTGCGGAATTAGAAAGATTAGAGGCCGAGCACAAACTGGCAGATGAGATATTATCTGAAAGCGAAATGCGTTATCGACGGATGGTTGATGCAGTTACTCCCTACACTTATTCAGTTGAAGTAAATGAAGGACGGGCAGTTTCAACATGGCATAGCACGGGATGTGTGGCGGTAACCGGCTATTATCAGGTAGATTATGAAAATGACCCGCATCTCTGGTATTCAATGATACATCCTGAGGATCGGTTGATTGTGGAAAACGCAGTGAGTAAGATTATGGCAGGTGATGAAGTTTTACCAATTGAACACAGACTGATACGCCGGGATGGTACGGTTGTCTGGGTGCGTAATACTATAGTGCCGTATCGTGACGAAAATGGTCAATTGTTTCGGTATGACGGTTTGATAGAGAACATTACCGAACGGAGGAAAATAGAAGAAGAGCTCCTTAAAGCGAAGAAACTGGAATCTGTGGGCACCCTTGCTGGCGGTATAGCTCACGATTTCAATAATTTACTGCAAGCCATTGTGGGCAGCATTTATCTTGCAAAAATGCATATAGAGCCGGAAGATAAAATATATAAGTTTTTAGATACCGCGGAGAAGGTATCAATACGTGCAAGCGATATAACAAAGAAGTTGATCACCTTTTCGCAGGGAGGGGCGCCGGTGAAAAGTGCAATGTATATCGGAGAATTTATAAAGAATACGGTTCATTTTTCTTTGAGTGATTCCGATGTCGCATGTAAATTTCATATTGCGGATGACCTTTCTCCGGTTGATGTTGACGAGGGACAGATAAGACAGGTAATTCATAATATGATTCTCAATGCCAGAGAAGCTATGACTGAGGGAGGAGCGCTTACGATCATCGCGGAAAACGTTTCGGTTAATGCAACAGAAGAGCTTCCCTTAAAACAAAGAAAATACGTAAAAATATCGATGTCGGATAGCGGCATCGGCATACCGGCGGAGAATCTTTCAAGGATATTTGATCCCTATTTCACAACAAAAGAAATGAGCGCCCAGAAGGGGATGGGCCTGGGGCTAACCACATGTTATTCCATCATTAAGAGTCACGAAGGCTTGATAACGGCAGAATCTGAAGTGGGTGTTGGGACCACTTTTTATATCTACCTCCCTGCTTCAGAAGAGTATATTGTGACAGAGATACCCGCAATATGAGGGGTACTTTTCGGCAAAAGAATAGTTTCAATTCACGCCCCCGCGCGGGGAGCGACGTCCGCCAACTATGGTAAGAGATATTTTCCAAAGCCTATGATTTGTACACCTACAATTAAATGAGTTTACTTTCAAAATAACTTAAGAATTACTGGTAGAAATCTAATGTGATTAGAGAAATCAGAGGAGTAACGATTTCAGGAAGACATCCGGATTCTACACGAAGGTAAAATTCGCTGTCAAGACATCGCATGTTTCGATCCGTATTCAGCGCCCTCCTCGGGGCCAATATCGAAAGAGTCCTGGGTATCAAAATGGCCGCGGCGGAGTGGAAGCTTGAAGTTACGCCCCCCGCCCCGCCGGAACATGATGGGCTGTAAGACGCCGTGCTGCCGGATCAATTCCGTCAATTCCTGGAGCGCCGCCGGGTCGAGATACTTCCGGGGCTGCTCCGGGTCGGGCAGCAGGTCGTTGAGGTTGATCATATACAGGGCGTTGGTGACGTAATCTATCTTTTCCGGTATGGGGGCGTTCCTCATTCAGCACATAAAAACCCGTGATCCTGGGATGGACGACGGGGTTGTTGGGTTGATTGACCTGTTCATGAGTTCCCTTCCTGCGCTTCAGTTTACGGGGACATTCAACAACGGTTCAATTTTGTTTCATTTGCTTCGCTATGCCACGAACCTGCTATTTCGTTAATGCGTTTTCTTCCGGTTCATGGAAATAGAAAAACGACGACAGGATGGCAAAATTGAAAAGGCGGCAATCTCTTATACAGAACCCCATCTTTTTCAGAAATAAATAGAACCGTCCCCTACTTAGCATCTGTTTAACTTACTGATATTGCTGCTGATAAATATTGAGCAGGTTCAACTTTTTAAGAACGCTTGCCGGCGTCAACATGGTTACTTGCACGACCCCCGGCAACCTCCCGATTTGAATATCTCCCGTAATCGTGGCGCGATTCTTGACTTCCGCAATGGAATATCCCGTCAGCGCGGCCATTCTTGTTAATCCATTGGCTGTAGCTGTATTCAGATCCGCACCGGAACCCACCACCTGCACCGGATACACATTTGTTTCGATCGGGAAGCCGTAATTCTGGGAAAACCGAGCCGCCTCATTCTTTTCCTCGTCCGTATAAGGGCGGGCCAGCAAGGGCAGATCCTCGCAGCGCGGTAAAACGATGGGCCCGTCAATGGCGAGGCATTTAATAACGCTAACCTCGATAATGACTTCTGCGGAAACGTCTGTTGTGTGGCCAGCTACTTCGCCGTCGCCCATCATGGCATGAACATCGCCCACATATATCCCCGCCTGAGCGACCTTCACCGGAGCAATAACCATTGCGCCTTCAACGACCTCGTTAATATCCATATGGCCATCGGTGCGCTGCAAAAGCTGTTCTGGGGTAAGGGCGTATTTATGGGGGGCATTGATCAGGAAAGAGCCAAAATCACCGGCATTGTGCGATGACGGCAGCGCCACCGATGGGCAGGACCCGATATTACCCACCATGGGGCGAACGCGGGTCAGGACGCCCCACAAATCGCCTTTAGCCAGAAGGTTGGCGGAATACTGGCATGATCCGGTGGGAATGGCGCTGAATTGCTGAGACTGGCGGGCAATCTCCTCTGACATCTGTGGCGGGACGGTAACCCCGATGGTTCTCTCGGCATTAAATAACATGGTATAGCCATTGTCCAGGTGAAAGGGCTTAACAGAAGTTTTACAGGCCGCACATTTGATGGCGTCTTCGCCAATGCCTTCAAGATAAGTCTTCGGGTTGATCAGGCCGCAACCGGGACACTGTTTGGCAACGAAAGGGTCGCCAACGAAATTTCCCTCAATAAAGCTATCGGTCCCTGAGGTCGTGGCAAGGGACAAAACATTGATCTTTTTAATCTTGAGACAGACGCTGTCACCGATTTCGGCCCCTGCGACGGCAATGGGGTGGGTAACTTCGTGCCCGCTCGCATAGTCGGGTGTAATCATCGCTCCCCAGCACCCGGGCGAGACGCGGGCCACAATAATGCCGCCGTCGGCGACCAGGCCGGCCATCGGTTCTTTCGGGTCCAATACCCAAGCCATCTTGGATGTGTGTACAATACGATTAGCCATCTTCAGTCCTCCTTTCTTTGTTTAAAAACACATTTAAGTCCGTCATGTTCTTATCCCCTTTTCCACATCCCAATATTCATCTGCCTTACCCCTGTACCTTGGTCCAAATATTTTGAAATCAATAGTCTGATCCACTTCAGAAAGTCTTTTCAGCCTTTGATTATATCCATTGAAATCCAATCTCATTTAACCGTTTTATCTTTTCAGCACTTAGCTGCCCTCTTCTCCAGCCAGCCCGTTGTCGTGCTGCGCATCTGCCGAACTCTGGGTTTTCCTTAAATCTTTGCGACACTTGTAAATGACCTTTACCCTCTTTGAATATATTTTACATTTTAATGTTTGGAGTCTACGGGAAAGGTCTTTGTGTGTCAAGGTAAGATAGGCCAGAAGATAAACATTGCCACTTGTCATCATGCATGTTTCAACGAAATCGTCAAATATTGACTTCAGGAAGTTGTCCACACTTCAACGCTCTCGCCTGCTCCATACGGCTGTTGGTTCCGCCGATGTCAGCGGTCAGGATATGGCGTTCCGTCTTAGGCAAATTGTCAGACCTCCGTTCCCGACATTTTTTTCTTCTTCGTCGTTCCACCCTTTTTCCTGGACGGAACCAACTTCTTGGCTGCTTTAGAAGGTTCACGGACTGACAGTCTTTCCAGAACAATTCGCTCAGCTTCAAGCCAATTTTCCACATCCCGCCCGGATATTCCCATCTGTTCGTAGATTTCGTAAGCAACCCTGGCAATTTCTTCTTTGAGATCCTGTTTGCTGTCCATGATGGGCTCCTTTCATTGAGTCGAGGTTGGGATAGAAATACGGGGCGCGTAGTTTTAAGGTTGAGGTTTATTCTCACCCCCTTTGCCACTTGGCTTCCCGGCGCTGCCATAATATTTCAACAACGCCTTAATAATATCATAAATACCCAGAAAACAACATCAATAATTCCGATTTGAAACCCAGAATTCTCATCGACACCAATGCTTTGTGGGCTACAGGAAGTACGCATCAACCGGATGAACTAGAAATCCTTCAATAGGCATTATAGTATTCTAGGGGTATTAATTCTACTCCGACACATGATTGATTATGCTTAGATCAACATCTTCATCAGGTACAAAGCGATTTGATGCCGGACATCGGGCAGAGATGATTTTTGTTTCAGTTCTCTTTGCCTGTCCCGCCAGCGCGCCGAGGAACGAACGGGGCATTGGCGATCTTTCCACGATTCCAAAGCGCATGGATTCATTGGGAAAGACTGCTTTGTATCCTTCCCATTCTCCGATA
It encodes the following:
- a CDS encoding DUF2934 domain-containing protein translates to MDSKQDLKEEIARVAYEIYEQMGISGRDVENWLEAERIVLERLSVREPSKAAKKLVPSRKKGGTTKKKKMSGTEV
- a CDS encoding ATP-binding protein, translating into MKKEHKTKYQLLNELLELSQRVAELERLEAEHKLADEILSESEMRYRRMVDAVTPYTYSVEVNEGRAVSTWHSTGCVAVTGYYQVDYENDPHLWYSMIHPEDRLIVENAVSKIMAGDEVLPIEHRLIRRDGTVVWVRNTIVPYRDENGQLFRYDGLIENITERRKIEEELLKAKKLESVGTLAGGIAHDFNNLLQAIVGSIYLAKMHIEPEDKIYKFLDTAEKVSIRASDITKKLITFSQGGAPVKSAMYIGEFIKNTVHFSLSDSDVACKFHIADDLSPVDVDEGQIRQVIHNMILNAREAMTEGGALTIIAENVSVNATEELPLKQRKYVKISMSDSGIGIPAENLSRIFDPYFTTKEMSAQKGMGLGLTTCYSIIKSHEGLITAESEVGVGTTFYIYLPASEEYIVTEIPAI
- a CDS encoding ParB N-terminal domain-containing protein; amino-acid sequence: MRNAPIPEKIDYVTNALYMINLNDLLPDPEQPRKYLDPAALQELTELIRQHGVLQPIMFRRGGGRNFKLPLRRGHFDTQDSFDIGPEEGAEYGSKHAMS
- a CDS encoding acetamidase/formamidase family protein, whose product is MANRIVHTSKMAWVLDPKEPMAGLVADGGIIVARVSPGCWGAMITPDYASGHEVTHPIAVAGAEIGDSVCLKIKKINVLSLATTSGTDSFIEGNFVGDPFVAKQCPGCGLINPKTYLEGIGEDAIKCAACKTSVKPFHLDNGYTMLFNAERTIGVTVPPQMSEEIARQSQQFSAIPTGSCQYSANLLAKGDLWGVLTRVRPMVGNIGSCPSVALPSSHNAGDFGSFLINAPHKYALTPEQLLQRTDGHMDINEVVEGAMVIAPVKVAQAGIYVGDVHAMMGDGEVAGHTTDVSAEVIIEVSVIKCLAIDGPIVLPRCEDLPLLARPYTDEEKNEAARFSQNYGFPIETNVYPVQVVGSGADLNTATANGLTRMAALTGYSIAEVKNRATITGDIQIGRLPGVVQVTMLTPASVLKKLNLLNIYQQQYQ